A genomic segment from Terriglobales bacterium encodes:
- the der gene encoding ribosome biogenesis GTPase Der — protein sequence MQDTNLTRHLPTLAIVGRPNVGKSTLFNRLIGRRRAIVGDEPGITRDRIYGTTEWNGRRLRVIDTGGIIPEDKELIPAEIYRQAKVALDEADAVVMVVDSRTELAKPDLELSRLLLKTGKPLFLAVNKVDNVELEPYAENFRRLGIQNLLPVSAEHGNGVAELLEAVLEVIPDSVAPVETDTMPEASADRREIDSESALPQPRRAETDEEEAPVNTELPSETKIAIIGRPNVGKSTLLNLLTGTSRAIVSPIAGTTRDAVDELVERDGQKFRFIDTAGIRRKGKTDLMAEKLSVVMARKHMEAADVSLLIIDASEGVTALDANIAGYAHESGRSVIIIVNKWDLVLRRAQELRDKAGTVEADRLERKVRSRVREAMKSADQGQYEQQVRTGLKFLHYAPVIFTTATVGKNVTKIFETIERVAAERRKRVTTGEMNRFIESVDFERASVPISRRVKIMYMTQARVAPPTFILFTDKDVKLHFAYERFLENQIRQAFGFEGTPIWIKTRPRRKRERERD from the coding sequence ATGCAAGACACCAACCTAACCCGTCATCTTCCCACCCTAGCCATCGTCGGACGCCCTAATGTCGGCAAGTCCACGCTCTTCAACCGCCTCATTGGACGCCGTCGCGCCATCGTCGGAGACGAACCCGGTATCACCCGCGACCGCATCTACGGCACCACCGAGTGGAACGGACGCCGCCTGCGCGTCATCGACACCGGCGGCATCATTCCCGAGGATAAGGAACTCATTCCCGCCGAGATCTACCGCCAGGCGAAAGTCGCTCTCGATGAAGCCGATGCCGTGGTCATGGTCGTCGACTCGCGCACCGAGCTCGCCAAGCCCGACCTGGAGCTCTCGCGCCTTCTTCTCAAGACCGGCAAGCCGCTCTTCCTCGCCGTGAACAAGGTCGACAACGTCGAACTCGAGCCGTACGCCGAAAACTTCCGCCGCCTCGGCATCCAGAACCTGCTTCCAGTCTCCGCCGAGCACGGCAACGGTGTCGCCGAGCTGCTCGAAGCCGTACTCGAAGTCATTCCGGACAGCGTCGCCCCTGTTGAAACCGACACGATGCCCGAAGCTTCCGCCGACCGTCGCGAGATCGATTCGGAATCCGCCTTGCCGCAACCTCGTCGCGCCGAAACCGACGAAGAAGAGGCTCCTGTAAACACCGAGCTTCCCTCAGAAACCAAGATCGCCATCATCGGTCGCCCCAACGTGGGCAAGTCCACGCTGCTCAACCTGCTCACCGGCACCTCGCGCGCCATTGTCTCGCCGATTGCCGGCACTACCCGCGATGCCGTGGACGAACTCGTCGAGCGCGATGGCCAGAAGTTCCGCTTCATCGATACCGCCGGTATCCGTCGCAAGGGCAAGACTGACCTGATGGCCGAGAAGCTCTCCGTCGTAATGGCGCGCAAGCATATGGAAGCCGCCGACGTCTCGCTCCTCATCATCGATGCCTCCGAAGGCGTCACCGCGCTCGACGCCAACATCGCCGGTTACGCTCACGAGAGCGGACGCTCTGTCATCATCATCGTCAACAAGTGGGACCTCGTACTTCGCCGCGCCCAGGAACTCCGCGACAAGGCTGGCACGGTCGAAGCCGACCGTCTGGAGCGAAAGGTCCGCTCGCGCGTTCGCGAAGCCATGAAGTCCGCCGACCAGGGCCAGTACGAGCAGCAGGTCCGCACCGGACTCAAGTTCCTGCACTACGCCCCAGTCATCTTCACCACGGCCACCGTCGGCAAGAATGTAACGAAAATCTTTGAGACCATCGAGCGCGTCGCCGCCGAACGCCGCAAGCGGGTTACCACCGGTGAAATGAACCGCTTCATCGAAAGCGTCGACTTCGAGCGCGCATCTGTTCCGATCAGCCGCCGCGTGAAGATCATGTACATGACCCAGGCCCGGGTCGCCCCGCCAACCTTCATCCTCTTCACCGACAAGGACGTAAAGCTACATTTCGCTTACGAGCGTTTCCTGGAAAACCAGATTCGTCAGGCCTTCGGATTCGAAGGCACGCCCATCTGGATCAAGACCCGTCCTCGCCGCAAGCGCGAACGAGAACGCGACTAA
- a CDS encoding ATP-dependent DNA helicase, translating to MAKAVEQALEEKRHLIVEAGTGTGKTLAYLLPSLRSGKRVIISTGTKNLQEQLFYKDVPFLQKHLGELKVCYMKGRNNYLCRKKLYELADQPILSGLEEIDHFRAIVDWDKTTTTGDKAELAVLPESSQVWDKLDARADTCIGQKCTYFDRCFITEMRRKALESDIIIVNHHLFFADLAIKMAADEAPDVGVLPDAAAVIFDEAHELEEVASSYFGVGVSTARIEELARDTENAVIKAKAMSASMTQALKSLRERSQFFFALLPENDNRFAFEGRRDFLEHNGDEYLGLQNAIGRIAAELELVKPIPEEAQSLSRRAKEMQMQLGFLMETEDRNTVFWIERRGGFKNGTQRGRKPERNPLSRQHVFLQATPIDVSAILRQVLFERLDTAILTSATLAVGGGFEYLRRRLGVDNARELIVTSHFDYEAQALLYIPPDLPEPNAPHFAAKASNTIRRILERSQGRAFVLFTSYAQMREVHDRLLGELEYPMLLQGTAPKTALLEEFRTTPNCVLFATSSFWQGVDVQGEQLSCVIIDRLPFAVPSDPVVKARVDAINDDGGNAFYDYQVPSAVITLKQGFGRLIRSLNDRGVLALLDNRILKKPYGKVFLSSLPPYRRTTNLSDVEAFFS from the coding sequence ATGGCGAAGGCCGTTGAGCAGGCGCTCGAAGAGAAGCGCCACCTGATCGTGGAGGCCGGAACAGGCACGGGCAAGACATTGGCGTACCTGTTGCCGTCGTTGCGATCGGGCAAGCGGGTGATCATCTCCACCGGCACGAAGAACCTGCAAGAGCAGCTTTTCTATAAAGACGTTCCGTTTCTTCAAAAGCACCTGGGCGAGTTGAAAGTCTGCTACATGAAAGGGCGGAACAACTATCTGTGCCGGAAGAAGCTGTACGAACTCGCGGACCAGCCGATCCTGAGCGGGCTGGAGGAAATCGATCACTTCCGCGCGATCGTCGATTGGGACAAGACGACCACGACCGGCGACAAGGCCGAACTGGCGGTGCTGCCGGAGTCGTCGCAGGTATGGGACAAACTGGATGCTCGTGCCGACACCTGCATCGGCCAGAAGTGTACGTATTTTGACCGGTGCTTTATCACCGAGATGCGGCGCAAGGCCCTGGAGAGCGACATCATCATCGTGAACCACCATCTGTTTTTCGCGGACCTGGCGATCAAGATGGCGGCCGATGAGGCTCCGGACGTGGGCGTGCTGCCCGATGCGGCGGCGGTGATCTTCGACGAGGCGCATGAGCTGGAGGAAGTGGCGTCAAGCTACTTTGGGGTGGGCGTAAGCACGGCGCGGATCGAGGAACTGGCACGCGATACGGAAAACGCGGTGATCAAGGCGAAGGCGATGTCCGCGTCGATGACGCAGGCATTGAAGTCGTTGAGAGAGCGCTCGCAGTTCTTCTTTGCGCTGCTGCCGGAGAATGACAATCGGTTTGCGTTCGAAGGGCGTCGCGACTTTCTGGAGCACAACGGAGACGAGTATCTGGGATTGCAGAATGCCATCGGGCGTATTGCGGCGGAGCTGGAGCTGGTGAAACCGATCCCGGAAGAGGCGCAATCGCTAAGCCGCAGGGCGAAGGAGATGCAGATGCAACTCGGCTTCCTGATGGAAACCGAGGACCGGAATACGGTGTTCTGGATTGAGCGTCGAGGCGGATTTAAGAACGGGACGCAGAGGGGCCGCAAGCCAGAACGGAATCCGTTAAGCCGGCAGCATGTCTTTCTCCAGGCGACGCCAATTGATGTGTCGGCGATCTTGCGGCAGGTGTTGTTTGAGAGGCTGGACACGGCGATCCTCACATCGGCGACGCTTGCTGTCGGTGGCGGTTTTGAGTATCTGCGCCGGCGATTGGGCGTGGACAACGCACGCGAGCTGATTGTGACTTCGCACTTCGACTACGAGGCGCAGGCGCTGTTGTACATCCCGCCGGATTTGCCGGAACCGAATGCACCGCATTTTGCTGCCAAGGCGTCGAATACCATTCGCCGGATTCTCGAGCGTTCGCAGGGACGCGCCTTCGTGCTGTTCACCAGCTACGCGCAGATGCGTGAAGTGCACGACCGTTTGCTGGGTGAACTGGAGTATCCGATGCTGTTGCAGGGTACAGCCCCAAAGACGGCGCTGCTGGAGGAATTTCGGACTACGCCCAACTGCGTGTTGTTTGCGACGTCGTCGTTCTGGCAGGGTGTCGATGTGCAGGGCGAACAGTTGAGTTGCGTCATCATCGACCGCCTGCCGTTTGCGGTGCCGAGCGATCCGGTGGTCAAAGCGCGTGTGGATGCGATCAATGACGATGGCGGAAACGCCTTCTATGACTACCAGGTGCCGTCGGCGGTCATTACGCTGAAGCAGGGTTTTGGACGGCTGATCCGGTCGTTGAACGATCGTGGCGTGCTGGCGCTGCTGGACAATCGGATTCTGAAAAAGCCCTACGGCAAAGTCTTCCTAAGCAGCCTGCCTCCCTACAGGCGAACCACAAATTTGAGCGACGTGGAAGCGTTCTTCTCGTAA
- the dusB gene encoding tRNA dihydrouridine synthase DusB produces MRKYWETPLSTPPAPPQARVPESFHIGNVRIAPATVLAPMAGVTDTVFRRFIRNVNLKPSDDHLLTGRESGCGLIMTEFTSADGVARSRVAKAKRYLAFYPDEHPISAQLFGSNPETMADAARLCQDFGFDIVDLNLGCPAKRVVKCNGGSGLLRDLPQIGKIFEAIRKAVTIPFTVKFRAGWNDSEIVCVELAKLAESCGLQAVALHARTREQGYAGNARWEWIQHVKEAVKVPVIGNGDIRCPEDAATMVAQTGCDAVMIGRTAASNPWIFRQIAQYNETGRYDEPTEADRYNMIRTYFEMLIAEGNGGGVGKMKQFVSWFTHGVRNGSQLRAAVYEKHNENEILDNVNRFFESILSTPAPL; encoded by the coding sequence GTGCGCAAGTACTGGGAAACTCCGCTTTCTACGCCGCCCGCTCCTCCCCAGGCCCGGGTGCCGGAGTCGTTCCATATCGGAAACGTGCGCATTGCTCCAGCCACGGTGCTCGCGCCGATGGCCGGCGTCACCGACACCGTTTTCCGACGCTTCATCCGCAACGTAAACCTCAAGCCCTCCGACGACCACCTGCTCACCGGACGGGAGTCCGGATGCGGGCTCATTATGACGGAGTTCACCTCGGCGGACGGCGTGGCTCGCTCGCGGGTGGCCAAGGCAAAACGCTATCTCGCGTTTTACCCCGATGAGCATCCCATTTCCGCCCAACTCTTTGGATCGAACCCGGAGACAATGGCGGACGCCGCGCGTCTCTGCCAAGACTTCGGCTTCGACATCGTGGACCTTAACCTCGGGTGCCCCGCCAAGCGCGTGGTGAAGTGCAACGGGGGCAGCGGATTGCTGCGCGACCTTCCGCAAATCGGGAAGATTTTTGAAGCCATCCGCAAGGCCGTGACGATTCCATTTACGGTGAAGTTCCGCGCCGGGTGGAATGACAGCGAAATCGTTTGCGTGGAGTTGGCGAAATTAGCTGAAAGCTGTGGACTGCAAGCAGTCGCCCTTCACGCGCGTACCCGCGAACAGGGCTATGCCGGAAATGCGCGCTGGGAGTGGATTCAGCATGTGAAGGAAGCGGTGAAGGTCCCAGTCATCGGCAATGGTGACATCCGCTGCCCCGAAGATGCCGCCACCATGGTTGCGCAGACCGGGTGCGATGCCGTCATGATCGGGCGCACAGCCGCGTCCAATCCGTGGATTTTCCGCCAGATTGCACAGTACAACGAAACCGGGCGCTACGATGAACCGACCGAAGCCGACCGCTATAACATGATCCGGACTTATTTCGAAATGCTGATCGCCGAAGGTAACGGCGGCGGTGTCGGCAAAATGAAACAGTTCGTCTCCTGGTTCACTCACGGCGTGCGCAACGGCAGCCAATTGCGCGCAGCCGTTTATGAAAAGCATAACGAGAACGAAATCCTCGACAACGTGAACCGGTTCTTCGAATCCATCCTCAGCACTCCTGCCCCGTTGTAA